The genomic interval ACGTTCCTCAGGTTGCTGAAGTCCCAATTTACGCGGTAGGCTGGAAATGAGTTCGTTAATATATACTCTTTCTCAACTTTGATTTCTTCTACGTTTGCCCACCAACTTGGTAATATATTTGTTTAACAGATGATGGCTGCTTTCAGCAAAGACCCAACTCCACTGAAGCTGAATTTAGGAGTTGGTGTCTATAGAACTGAGGTGGGTTACCATTGTGTTTCTACAATTTGTTTTTGTGCTCTGTTAGCTGCATAACTATCTGAGATTAATGTCGTTCAAGGTTTATGCAACTACAGGATGGGAAACCTTTTCAATTGAATGTAGTTAGACGAGTGGAGCGGTTACTAGTCAATGACATGTAATGTGGATGTGATCATTGTTTTTACAGTTGTAAATTTGCTTCAAGTTGTGAgtgtacatttttttttttttgatgaaatGCAGGTCAACTACCAAGGAGTATCTTCCTATTACTGGAACTGCAGAGTTCAACAGATTCAGTGCTAAGCTAATTTTGGGTGCTGACAGGTTTAAGTGATTTTGAGCAACATATTTATGATGCATTATCTTGCTGATGTTCTTGTTATACTCGTTTTCGGAGTTTTCTTATTTCAGAAAAGTGGGTTTCTTTGTATTTTTGTTGACTGCATGTTTCATTTTTCCTTGGAAATTAGCCCTGCCGTTAAGGAGAATAGAGTGACTACTGTCCAGTGCTTGTCTGGTAGTGGATCACTGAGGATCGGAGCTGAGTTTCTAGCAAACCATTACCACCATGTAAAGCACTTAACTTTTATATGTGAAACTTATATGCTTATGGATGAGTGTCACTTAACCTTATTGTATACCGTGCTCGGCAGCATACAGTCTACATGTCCAACCCAACATATGCATCCCACCCGGCATTTTTCTCTGCAGCAGGGCTAGCTATCAAGACTTATCGTTATTATGATCCGGGAACATGTGGACTGGACTTCCAAGGTTGGGTAATTTCCAGTAGCTTCTTTATCTTTTGTTTATGTAAGTGTAAAAATATGCAATGTGTCTGATAAGGTCTGGAAATTGTTTCCCTTGCACATGTGATTGTGTAATCTCCTATTCTCATTTTGTTATTCCATTTTTGGTTAATGACAGGAATGTTAGAAGATCTTTCATCTGCCCCATCAGGAGCTATTGTGCTTCTCCAAGCATGTGCACATAACCCTACAGGTGTTGACCCAAGTCTTCCACAGTGGGAGCAGATACGACAGTTGATTAGAGCCAAAGGGCTGTTTCCTTTCTTTGATTCAGCTTATCAGGTAGGGAAGTGTTTCATCAAAGGTTGTAGCAGTTAAATTTTGAAGTTCTCTAATAGCCTCAAGTTTGAAAGCTTGTGGGAGCTTGCACTTGAGAACATCTGGGCAagtctcttttgtttttttttgttttttgttttgttttggtaaaagCCTTGGCTTAATACCTTCATGACCTGGCTTCTATGTAGGGTCTTGTCAGTGGAAATCTGGATGAGGATGCACAATCTATTCGCCTGTTTGTTGCTGATGGTGGTGAATGCCTTATAGCTCAGTCATATTCGAAGATTATGGGATTGTATGGAGAACGTGTTGGTGCCCTTAGCATTGTAAGAAACTAACATTTCCTAGCAGTAATTACCTAAGGcaacataaacaaaagcaAAAAACAATCAGTGTTTCCGTGTAGAACTTCTGAGGGAATGTGTTCACTTTAACTTTCATCAGTTTCATGGCCTTTTGTCGATTGAACATTTGAATGAAATGCTTATTGTTTCATAGGTTTGCAGGACAGCAGAAGTGACTAGCCGTGTTGAAAGCCAGCTGAAACTTGTGATCAGGCCCATGTATTCCAGCCCACCCATTCATGGGGCATCCATAGTGGCTACTATCTTAAAGGATAGGTAGAAATCATGATTTTCAGATTTTGTGTCTGCTGTAGGCTTTTCCACTGAAAACATTTTGATCAGGGATTCCAGATATCGTAGTTAACtccaagaagttctttttcatgAATGCTCATTACAAGACCAAGTAAGGTGAAATGTGGCAGAATAaccaatatataaatttaaaaaaattgcttCACGTCTGTGATTAAATTATATGTTATTCTGGTTGGCACCACTATACATATACTTTTGTCGATGGTGGTAGGGGTTCTTTTGAATAATGTTAGCTGTACACTAATTGAAATAATTATACGGTGAGGGTATGCGTATGGATTATGTTTTTCTCAGGGtaaatttcaaattatgaGACATGCCAAGTAGATAGCTGATAGACTTTTTTTCTTAGTTAGATACTTAAATTTGTCCTTCTAACGTGTGCATGCTTTATTTGCAGGGATATGTATGAGGAATGGAGTATTGAAGTGAAGACAATGACTGACCGCCTTATAAGCACGCGCCAACAACTATTTGATGCTCTGCGTGATAGAGGCAATCTTCTCTCTTTCTGGACTGTTACAAGTGAAAACATGAAATAACTATCTAATCTGTTCTTCAACCTGTCTGGATCATAATAAGTAGACAGGTTGTTGAGTCACAGTCAGGCATTACCTTTCATTTTCGCTGGTTGTACTCTCATGTTTGGTACCCTATCTTCTATTGCCTGGCAGGTACTCCTGGTGACTGGGGGCACATAACCAGACATGTTGGATTGTTTACATTCTCAGGACTGAACACTGAATTAGTGGCCTTCATGAATAAAGAGTACCATATCTACATGCCATCCGATGGGTAACATTCCCAAATTGATTTATCTTGACATGATATGCTATTAAAAACAGTGTACTAGGACTATAATTTTACAATCTGAAGTTTACTATCTACTGTTCTTTCCAGGAGGATCAACATGGCAGGTCTGGGTCCTAAGACAGTTCCTCATCTTGCAGATGCAATACATGCTGCTGTTACCATCGGTGTATGAATTGGTCACTGCATTGCCGGTACACCTCAAATGGCTCAATCTCATCTAGTTGTTGTATCCTCTTCTGTATGGTATACAAAATGCTCCATTTCAATCGGTAAACCGGAGTTGTATGTAAACCTCTATAAAAAATCATGTCTATATTGGTGGTGACTTTACTCCTAGAGTTTGGTGTTGTTAGCAATTAATCATCAATACACAAACCCGATCTTAAGTTTGGTGTTGAACTTATTTTGATATCTTTTAAGTAATTCCTAGAGTCTACTAGACCTTTCAGGAGTTGGAATGAAATTCGAAAGATTTTACTTCCCAAAGTTGAAGTCCAAAGAACTGTTCCTACCAATTATAAGGAGCTACCTGATAGGATAGAGTTCTAAGTAATTCAGGAGGCAATGTTAAGGGTGACATCCAGTACCTCCTGTATTGTATTGATTTGAACTACTCGTAACATTATCACTGCAGGTTGTTTCTTGGGTAAGATATATAGAACTACAAATTTAGAAAGAGCCTTGTGTACAAGGCTCTCCAACTATATATAGCAGAAGTCAGTTTCCAGGATAAAACACCAACAGAGAAACACCACAGAAAAAGCCTCACTTATCATGCCTCCATGTTACATAAAGATCAAATCAAAcagttgaaaagaaactcccaaaaaaaaaaccttactATGAAAACTGAGATTTTGGAGGAAACTTTAAACCAAAACTTATAAATTTGATCTTTAAATGAGATGAATCAAAAGTGGGTAGATTAAC from Argentina anserina chromosome 2, drPotAnse1.1, whole genome shotgun sequence carries:
- the LOC126782169 gene encoding aspartate aminotransferase, cytoplasmic-like isoform X1, which encodes MESTEPQNGDSVFAHVPQVAEVPIYAMMAAFSKDPTPLKLNLGVGVYRTEDGKPFQLNVVRRVERLLVNDMSTTKEYLPITGTAEFNRFSAKLILGADSPAVKENRVTTVQCLSGSGSLRIGAEFLANHYHHHTVYMSNPTYASHPAFFSAAGLAIKTYRYYDPGTCGLDFQGMLEDLSSAPSGAIVLLQACAHNPTGVDPSLPQWEQIRQLIRAKGLFPFFDSAYQGLVSGNLDEDAQSIRLFVADGGECLIAQSYSKIMGLYGERVGALSIVCRTAEVTSRVESQLKLVIRPMYSSPPIHGASIVATILKDRDMYEEWSIEVKTMTDRLISTRQQLFDALRDRGTPGDWGHITRHVGLFTFSGLNTELVAFMNKEYHIYMPSDGRINMAGLGPKTVPHLADAIHAAVTIGV
- the LOC126782169 gene encoding aspartate aminotransferase, cytoplasmic-like isoform X2; amino-acid sequence: MQLQDGKPFQLNVVRRVERLLVNDMSTTKEYLPITGTAEFNRFSAKLILGADSPAVKENRVTTVQCLSGSGSLRIGAEFLANHYHHHTVYMSNPTYASHPAFFSAAGLAIKTYRYYDPGTCGLDFQGMLEDLSSAPSGAIVLLQACAHNPTGVDPSLPQWEQIRQLIRAKGLFPFFDSAYQGLVSGNLDEDAQSIRLFVADGGECLIAQSYSKIMGLYGERVGALSIVCRTAEVTSRVESQLKLVIRPMYSSPPIHGASIVATILKDRDMYEEWSIEVKTMTDRLISTRQQLFDALRDRGTPGDWGHITRHVGLFTFSGLNTELVAFMNKEYHIYMPSDGRINMAGLGPKTVPHLADAIHAAVTIGV
- the LOC126782169 gene encoding aspartate aminotransferase, cytoplasmic-like isoform X3, whose protein sequence is MMHYLADVLVILVFGVFLFQKSGFLCIFVDCMFHFSLEISPAVKENRVTTVQCLSGSGSLRIGAEFLANHYHHHTVYMSNPTYASHPAFFSAAGLAIKTYRYYDPGTCGLDFQGMLEDLSSAPSGAIVLLQACAHNPTGVDPSLPQWEQIRQLIRAKGLFPFFDSAYQGLVSGNLDEDAQSIRLFVADGGECLIAQSYSKIMGLYGERVGALSIVCRTAEVTSRVESQLKLVIRPMYSSPPIHGASIVATILKDRDMYEEWSIEVKTMTDRLISTRQQLFDALRDRGTPGDWGHITRHVGLFTFSGLNTELVAFMNKEYHIYMPSDGRINMAGLGPKTVPHLADAIHAAVTIGV